A stretch of the Rhodohalobacter mucosus genome encodes the following:
- a CDS encoding DUF4856 domain-containing protein, protein MNDNNTEVAIDEPEVYEFTRNGSSTVSFSGQTARILMAEELISTMMDFDGATESLLLQMYRNRDASGGNADPFSNPELNSETKSIKEKVAASEDYFSSNASESVQIRNEFESWISGQVSEVFPNENTLASPGQAGQIADGTSVRYVNAQGLEYNQMVTKSLIGALMTDQMLNNYLSSSVLDAGTNREDNDNEVLVDGTSYTTMEHKWDEAYGYLFGAASNQADPLTELGSADSFLDKYLGRVENDDDFAGIAEEIFNAFKRGRAAIVAGAYDVRDEQAEIIRQRISEIIGIRAVFYLESAKTILEGNSPDYGAIFHDLSEAYGFIYSLQFTRVPGSDEPYFTGSEVQSFLDRMLGDGPNGLWDLTPETLDALSDDIAAPFNFSIEEAAG, encoded by the coding sequence GTGAATGACAACAACACCGAAGTCGCTATAGACGAACCTGAGGTCTATGAATTTACAAGGAACGGCTCATCCACAGTCAGCTTCTCCGGACAAACCGCAAGAATCCTGATGGCTGAAGAGCTGATCAGCACCATGATGGACTTTGACGGCGCGACAGAAAGCCTGCTGCTCCAGATGTATCGCAATCGGGATGCGTCGGGTGGCAATGCAGATCCGTTCTCAAATCCGGAGCTGAACAGCGAAACCAAGAGCATCAAGGAGAAAGTTGCAGCATCGGAGGACTATTTCTCATCAAATGCCTCTGAAAGCGTTCAGATAAGGAATGAGTTTGAATCATGGATTTCAGGCCAGGTAAGCGAAGTGTTCCCGAACGAAAATACACTTGCCTCACCGGGTCAGGCCGGTCAGATTGCTGACGGCACATCCGTACGCTATGTTAATGCGCAGGGTCTGGAGTACAATCAGATGGTCACCAAATCACTGATCGGTGCGCTGATGACAGACCAGATGCTGAATAACTATCTGAGTTCGTCCGTACTGGATGCAGGTACCAACCGCGAAGACAATGACAATGAAGTGCTTGTTGACGGTACCAGCTATACAACAATGGAACATAAGTGGGATGAAGCCTATGGATATCTTTTCGGTGCAGCGTCGAATCAGGCCGATCCGCTGACTGAACTGGGAAGTGCAGACAGTTTTCTGGACAAATACCTTGGCCGTGTGGAAAATGACGATGATTTTGCAGGAATTGCAGAGGAAATTTTCAATGCGTTCAAAAGGGGTCGTGCAGCTATTGTGGCAGGCGCCTACGATGTACGCGACGAGCAGGCTGAAATTATACGTCAAAGAATATCGGAGATCATTGGTATCCGCGCAGTTTTTTATCTCGAGTCTGCCAAAACTATCCTGGAAGGAAACTCTCCCGACTATGGAGCCATTTTCCATGACCTTTCCGAAGCTTACGGATTTATTTACAGCCTGCAGTTCACGCGCGTTCCCGGTTCGGATGAACCCTATTTCACCGGCAGTGAAGTTCAGTCTTTCTTAGATCGAATGCTGGGTGATGGACCCAATGGTCTCTGGGACCTGACCCCTGAAACCCTGGATGCACTTTCAGATGATATCGCTGCACCGTTCAATTTTAGTATTGAAGAGGCTGCGGGATAA
- a CDS encoding TonB-dependent receptor, which produces MMRLKAYSFLVLFLAVLPGMVNAQNAITGKVTDSASGEPLSQVDVYNNSAGIVVNTDKEGTYRMGNLQDGVYTIYFYLLGYEVVTRNVEIRGENQEINIEMEELARELTEVTVMDQREDMFSIRRLREVEGTSIFAGKKNEVIALNRVFANKAANNARQVYAKVSGLNIFESNDAGLQLNIGGRGLDPNRSSNFNIRQNGYDISADVLGYPESYYTPPAEAVEEIQVIRGAASLQYGTQFGGLVNFQMNKPDPNEVFELRTRQTAGSNGLLTSFNSVSGNAGKVGYYAYYNYKEGNGFRPNSGFDSDNLYLYLDAELSEKTRLSLDATYLTYLARQPGGLTDVQFINNPFQSNRERNWFAVDWRLASLQLDHRFSFRTRFSLVAYGLDASRKSVGFRTNRVSQQDDPDAPRDLIIGDFSNWGTEARFLHRYTVGSRNAVFLIGSKFYKSDNRAVQGPGSASAAPDFTLANDTFPDYPNQSDFDFPNRNLALFGEHILYLKDNFSVTPGFRYEYIKTESTGSYKRVNFDLSGNPILNRTFEENREFDRQFVLLGIGLSYLPDPGIEFYGNFSQNYRSVTFNDIRIVNPSFQVDPDITDESGFTGDIGVRGRLGEWLSFEAGAFGLMYDDRLGEVLRAETRVDATGEEVETGRVVRFRGNIGRAFMAGVESLVEWNVLGTFRPGITQARFNLYLNTAVTRSEYLDSEIPGVEGNHVEFVPSLNLKAGASLGYRNFLAGLQYTYLSSQFTDASNASRNINDNQSGIRGAIPAYGVADVSVSWSAGRFRIESGINNLFNNLYFTRRATGYPGPGIIPSPPRTWYTTLQFLFDT; this is translated from the coding sequence ATGATGAGATTAAAGGCCTATAGTTTTCTTGTACTTTTTTTGGCCGTTTTACCCGGTATGGTGAATGCCCAAAATGCGATCACCGGCAAGGTTACAGACTCTGCGAGCGGAGAACCTCTATCGCAGGTGGATGTATATAATAACAGTGCTGGTATTGTGGTAAACACAGACAAGGAAGGGACATACAGAATGGGCAACCTTCAGGACGGGGTATATACGATCTATTTTTACCTGCTTGGCTATGAAGTGGTAACCAGAAATGTAGAGATCCGAGGCGAAAATCAGGAAATAAATATTGAAATGGAGGAACTGGCTCGCGAGCTGACCGAGGTAACAGTGATGGACCAGCGTGAAGACATGTTTTCCATCAGGCGGCTTCGGGAAGTTGAGGGAACATCCATTTTTGCGGGCAAGAAAAATGAAGTGATAGCGCTGAACCGGGTATTTGCAAATAAAGCAGCCAACAATGCAAGGCAAGTCTATGCGAAGGTGTCAGGATTGAACATTTTCGAATCCAACGATGCGGGGCTGCAACTCAATATCGGTGGTCGGGGACTGGACCCCAACAGGTCATCCAACTTTAACATCCGGCAGAACGGATATGATATCAGCGCGGATGTTTTGGGCTACCCGGAAAGCTACTATACACCACCGGCAGAAGCGGTGGAGGAGATCCAGGTGATTCGGGGAGCCGCATCGCTGCAGTATGGAACCCAGTTCGGAGGTCTGGTCAATTTCCAGATGAACAAGCCGGATCCGAACGAGGTGTTTGAACTTCGCACCCGGCAAACCGCAGGTTCAAACGGACTGCTGACCTCTTTTAACAGCGTGAGCGGAAATGCGGGGAAGGTCGGTTATTATGCATACTACAATTACAAGGAAGGCAATGGCTTTCGACCGAATTCGGGCTTTGATTCAGATAACCTCTATCTCTACCTGGATGCAGAACTATCTGAGAAAACCCGGTTAAGCCTGGATGCAACATATCTGACCTACCTGGCCCGGCAGCCGGGCGGGCTCACGGATGTACAGTTTATCAACAATCCATTCCAAAGCAACCGGGAGCGAAACTGGTTTGCAGTGGACTGGCGCCTTGCATCTCTTCAGCTGGATCACCGGTTTTCATTCAGAACACGTTTCAGTCTCGTAGCATACGGGCTTGATGCCTCCAGAAAGTCGGTCGGTTTCCGCACAAATCGCGTTTCTCAACAGGACGATCCGGACGCGCCCCGCGACCTCATTATTGGTGATTTCAGCAACTGGGGAACAGAGGCACGATTTCTACACCGGTATACAGTCGGTTCACGCAATGCCGTATTTTTGATCGGATCGAAGTTCTACAAGTCGGATAACCGTGCAGTGCAAGGTCCCGGCAGTGCATCCGCTGCCCCGGATTTTACACTTGCAAACGATACCTTCCCCGACTATCCCAATCAGTCCGATTTTGATTTCCCGAACCGGAACCTGGCACTGTTTGGAGAGCATATTCTTTACCTGAAAGACAACTTTTCAGTGACACCCGGCTTCCGCTACGAATATATTAAGACAGAGAGTACAGGAAGCTACAAGCGCGTCAATTTTGATCTTTCAGGAAATCCCATTCTGAACAGGACCTTTGAGGAGAATCGCGAATTCGACCGGCAATTCGTGCTTCTTGGAATCGGGCTCAGCTACCTGCCGGACCCAGGCATTGAGTTCTATGGAAACTTTTCACAGAACTATCGATCCGTCACGTTTAACGATATCCGCATTGTCAATCCGTCGTTCCAGGTGGATCCTGACATTACGGATGAGAGTGGATTTACGGGCGACATTGGGGTGAGAGGCAGGCTGGGAGAATGGCTTTCGTTTGAAGCGGGCGCTTTTGGTTTGATGTATGATGACCGTTTAGGTGAGGTTTTGAGGGCTGAAACACGCGTGGACGCCACCGGTGAAGAGGTTGAGACAGGCCGTGTGGTTCGCTTTCGCGGGAATATTGGAAGGGCGTTTATGGCCGGTGTTGAATCACTTGTGGAGTGGAATGTATTGGGCACATTTCGTCCAGGCATAACCCAGGCCCGGTTCAATCTCTATCTCAATACAGCAGTTACCCGGTCGGAATATCTGGACTCAGAAATTCCGGGCGTGGAAGGGAATCATGTTGAATTCGTACCCTCTTTGAACCTCAAGGCGGGTGCTTCCCTGGGGTACAGAAACTTTCTTGCGGGGCTGCAATACACGTACCTTTCAAGCCAGTTCACGGACGCTTCAAATGCCTCCCGGAATATCAACGACAACCAGAGCGGAATCAGGGGAGCCATTCCGGCCTATGGAGTGGCAGACGTGTCGGTAAGCTGGAGCGCCGGACGGTTCAGGATTGAAAGCGGCATCAATAACCTCTTTAACAATTTATACTTTACAAGACGTGCCACCGGCTACCCGGGTCCGGGCATCATTCCATCGCCTCCCAGAACCTGGTATACAACCCTGCAATTTCTTTTCGACACGTAG
- a CDS encoding imelysin family protein yields the protein MKRYSILTLLIFSTAVLMHGCTDDGPLGPDPDDFDRSAILTNWADNLIVPAYQNFVADAEALESAAADFSANPAADELLALRNAFETAYLSFQKVSMYEIGPAMQVGAQGINLRNYLNSYPSDTAQIVENVSLNDINLDLPSQLDAQGFPALDYLLYGAAGSEAEILALYSEGADAPLYRSYLQTLSARIAGLAGNVLNAWETGYRDEFTDNSGNGANASIDMMVNDYIFYYEKWLRAGKVGIPAGVFSGTPLPTHVEALYHGSFSRQLALEALSAVQDFFNGNHVNGTGSGESLNSYLDYLDSRRDGSQLSVLINSQFESARSELESLQQNFADQVENDNIRMLNAYDELQKNVVFMKVDMLQALNISVDYVDADGD from the coding sequence ATGAAGAGATACTCAATTTTAACACTTCTTATATTTTCAACCGCTGTGCTTATGCACGGCTGTACGGATGATGGTCCCCTGGGACCCGACCCCGACGATTTTGATCGAAGTGCCATACTGACTAACTGGGCCGATAACCTGATTGTACCGGCCTACCAAAACTTTGTGGCCGATGCCGAAGCGCTGGAGTCGGCTGCAGCAGATTTTTCAGCCAATCCGGCTGCAGATGAATTGTTGGCGCTCCGGAATGCATTTGAAACCGCATATCTGAGTTTCCAGAAGGTTTCGATGTACGAAATAGGCCCTGCCATGCAGGTGGGAGCTCAGGGAATCAATCTGCGAAACTACCTGAACAGTTACCCGTCGGATACAGCGCAGATTGTAGAAAATGTATCCCTGAACGATATCAATCTGGATCTGCCGTCGCAGCTTGATGCCCAGGGATTTCCGGCACTCGACTATCTGCTGTATGGGGCCGCCGGAAGCGAAGCCGAAATTCTTGCCTTGTACTCGGAAGGTGCCGATGCTCCTTTGTACCGCAGCTATTTGCAGACGCTAAGTGCCCGTATAGCGGGCCTCGCTGGAAACGTTTTGAATGCATGGGAAACCGGCTACCGGGATGAGTTTACAGACAATAGCGGTAACGGGGCCAATGCGTCGATCGATATGATGGTGAACGACTACATATTTTACTATGAAAAATGGCTTCGGGCCGGGAAAGTGGGCATACCTGCTGGAGTCTTCTCGGGAACGCCGCTTCCAACACACGTTGAGGCACTGTATCACGGAAGCTTTTCAAGGCAGCTTGCACTTGAGGCACTCAGTGCCGTTCAGGATTTTTTCAACGGAAACCACGTTAACGGTACAGGAAGCGGTGAAAGCCTGAACTCTTACCTTGACTATCTTGACAGCAGGAGAGACGGTTCACAGCTGAGTGTGCTTATAAACAGTCAGTTTGAGAGTGCCAGAAGCGAACTTGAATCATTGCAGCAAAACTTTGCCGACCAGGTTGAGAACGACAATATCCGCATGCTCAACGCCTACGATGAACTGCAAAAAAATGTTGTTTTCATGAAGGTGGATATGCTGCAGGCGCTAAACATCAGTGTTGACTATGTGGACGCCGATGGTGATTAA
- a CDS encoding TonB-dependent receptor: MTQGISFRTFWIAILLSLGVTLTLRAQESAPKSPLQFEFSGESMINVLDRIARDTEIDLVYDPELIRNITVYKRLRHPTVTELLTDLLQDYRLDYITLSSGTIVIVRASRETPSFGTVSGLVVDSDTGEPLPGATVLLADASGGTSTNHHGRFAMNRLMSGTHHLIISYMGYESAFRTIRIEPNRSLQERIVLTPRPIDVEPIVVHAHRSRLPSTNSGGILNVQSEGNRSGFTGGPIRSLSLLSGVQYGLPMKDLNLQGSDQGEHRITLDGIPVYNPYSFGKLFSSFSPYAIGNVTLHKAGYGTAAGSTTAGLVELKHDIRPNSPNRLTLQTDPSYVNLRGDLSLPVSETRSLKMLGALRTSYWDLQPDPFLKNTLRNWDRLDPLITNALMDLEVDAGRYKPLEHRSDLSTFDLHAAVLYEPDDFSRLLISAYAAKNRIETGLLNEQTFDPDVQRYLYAVDGHQWSNSLIQAQWSRMLTPRLDLSLQAGYSENHFDHVNRAGLSNSRPSDLFFRSLGSSASLDSASPETSQPLPTRINGNTIQHLQLNADAGYSLSPVFSLQGGIRAEQVYSNVSISEPATMITGTDQHSTIIGSYLNAEHQAGRNWRLSYGTRITWLDTTNDLYAEPRFSIQYDQPSSRAGYWSLRVAGGLYRQFINEYRITNTGPTAIVPDIPIWSHTGNTAIPKAWHLTASLLIEPSERASVTAELFHKWHPEANFTTYIESDNLSGTITDVSAFGITTEMQTWGAGIRYSQYFFDESLRLTAGYDYSFAEISLEEQFGSNVSTPWNEPHRAQLSALWRITSNLSLVTGWQGIWGRKWGYRRAYYNFLLFDESTAELSSRFSNPDRDKLPAFLQTDITFVWQPSLRIADLELRAGLVNLMNRKNVLETYLVPVYENDVRTGYEEEYRTMPGIYPVFSFSIDL, translated from the coding sequence ATGACTCAGGGAATCAGTTTCCGGACATTTTGGATTGCGATTCTGCTGTCGCTTGGAGTGACTTTAACGCTCCGTGCGCAGGAATCTGCTCCGAAAAGCCCCCTGCAGTTCGAATTCTCCGGAGAAAGTATGATCAATGTACTCGACCGTATCGCCCGGGATACGGAAATCGACCTGGTGTATGATCCTGAACTGATCCGTAACATTACCGTATATAAAAGGCTTCGCCATCCCACTGTTACCGAGCTGCTCACCGACCTTCTGCAAGATTACAGGCTCGACTATATCACCCTCTCCTCAGGAACCATTGTTATCGTGAGAGCATCAAGAGAAACGCCCTCATTCGGCACCGTTTCGGGCCTGGTAGTTGACAGTGATACCGGTGAACCGCTGCCCGGCGCTACAGTTTTACTGGCAGATGCATCCGGGGGAACCAGCACAAATCACCACGGACGCTTTGCCATGAACCGCCTGATGAGCGGCACGCATCATCTTATTATCAGTTACATGGGGTATGAATCGGCTTTCAGAACCATCAGGATTGAACCGAATAGATCCTTGCAAGAACGCATCGTACTTACACCCCGGCCAATCGATGTAGAGCCGATTGTGGTACACGCACACAGATCGAGGCTGCCAAGCACCAACAGCGGCGGAATACTCAACGTGCAGTCTGAAGGAAACCGGTCGGGATTTACGGGCGGACCTATCCGCAGCCTCAGCCTTCTCAGTGGGGTGCAGTATGGCCTTCCCATGAAAGACCTCAATCTACAGGGCAGCGATCAGGGTGAGCACCGGATTACACTTGATGGCATTCCGGTCTACAATCCATACAGTTTTGGTAAACTGTTCAGCTCCTTCAGTCCATATGCAATAGGCAATGTTACGCTGCATAAAGCAGGATATGGCACAGCTGCAGGGAGCACAACCGCCGGACTGGTAGAACTAAAGCATGATATACGCCCCAACAGCCCAAACCGACTGACGCTGCAGACTGATCCTTCCTATGTAAACCTTAGAGGCGATCTCTCACTTCCGGTTTCGGAAACCCGTTCTTTAAAAATGTTGGGGGCGCTCCGCACAAGCTACTGGGATCTGCAGCCGGATCCTTTCCTGAAAAATACTCTCAGGAACTGGGACCGGCTTGATCCGCTGATTACCAACGCCCTGATGGATCTTGAGGTGGATGCGGGACGTTACAAACCGCTTGAACACCGGTCCGACCTCTCTACATTTGATCTCCATGCTGCTGTACTTTATGAACCCGATGATTTCAGCCGTCTTCTCATATCAGCCTATGCTGCCAAAAACCGGATTGAGACCGGCCTCCTGAATGAGCAGACTTTCGATCCGGATGTTCAGCGCTACCTCTATGCTGTTGACGGGCATCAATGGTCAAACAGCCTGATTCAGGCCCAATGGAGCCGGATGCTCACTCCCAGACTGGACCTCTCTCTGCAAGCCGGATATTCCGAAAACCACTTTGACCATGTGAATCGTGCAGGCCTCAGCAATAGCAGACCGTCTGACCTCTTTTTTCGAAGCCTTGGCTCAAGCGCTTCTCTGGATTCAGCTTCTCCCGAAACATCACAACCTTTGCCTACACGCATTAACGGCAACACGATACAGCACCTGCAGTTGAATGCAGACGCCGGTTACAGCCTCTCACCCGTCTTCTCGCTTCAGGGCGGTATTCGCGCCGAACAAGTCTATTCCAATGTTTCAATTTCAGAGCCTGCAACCATGATAACCGGCACCGATCAGCATTCCACCATAATCGGAAGCTATCTGAATGCGGAGCATCAGGCAGGTCGAAACTGGCGACTGTCGTACGGTACACGGATTACCTGGCTTGATACAACAAATGATCTCTATGCTGAACCAAGATTTTCAATACAGTACGACCAGCCATCATCGCGCGCAGGCTATTGGTCGCTGAGGGTTGCGGGCGGACTTTACCGTCAATTCATTAACGAATATCGAATTACAAATACAGGCCCAACCGCAATTGTACCCGACATACCCATTTGGTCGCATACCGGCAATACAGCCATTCCGAAAGCATGGCATCTTACTGCCTCTCTCTTAATAGAACCCTCTGAACGTGCATCCGTTACAGCCGAATTATTTCACAAATGGCATCCGGAAGCTAATTTTACGACATACATTGAATCTGATAACCTATCGGGCACCATTACCGACGTATCAGCTTTCGGTATCACCACGGAGATGCAGACATGGGGTGCAGGAATACGATATTCCCAGTATTTTTTCGATGAATCATTGCGGCTGACAGCCGGATACGATTACAGCTTTGCGGAGATCAGCCTGGAAGAGCAGTTTGGCAGCAACGTTTCCACCCCCTGGAATGAGCCCCATCGAGCGCAGCTTTCGGCGCTCTGGAGAATAACGTCCAATCTCTCGCTGGTCACGGGCTGGCAGGGTATCTGGGGGAGAAAATGGGGCTACAGGCGTGCTTACTACAACTTCCTATTATTTGACGAGAGTACAGCCGAATTGAGCAGCCGTTTCAGCAATCCGGACAGGGACAAGCTGCCTGCTTTCCTGCAAACAGATATCACGTTCGTTTGGCAGCCGTCGCTTCGCATCGCAGATCTTGAGTTGCGTGCAGGACTGGTAAATCTGATGAACCGCAAGAATGTTCTGGAAACATACCTTGTACCTGTATATGAAAATGATGTGCGAACGGGATATGAAGAAGAGTACCGCACAATGCCGGGTATCTACCCTGTTTTCAGCTTCAGCATCGATCTCTAA
- a CDS encoding protein-L-isoaspartate(D-aspartate) O-methyltransferase has product MEGKSNRKYRQRREALADQVRAKGIQDERVIEAIRTVPRHIMVDTALENRAYEDSALPIGSGQTISQPYTVAVQTELLQVERGDKILEIGTGSGYQAAILCQMGAEVYSVERQEELYHNAKKVLRELGFRPHLKLGDGTMGWSAYAPYDGIVVTAGAPVVPDDLVKQLNVGGRLVVPVGNQESQVMIRITRVSEDSYEEEQLSHFKFVPLIGKKGWDKA; this is encoded by the coding sequence ATGGAGGGTAAATCCAATCGAAAATACAGGCAGCGAAGGGAAGCGCTGGCAGATCAGGTTCGGGCAAAAGGAATTCAGGATGAACGCGTTATTGAGGCAATCCGCACGGTTCCGCGCCACATTATGGTGGATACGGCACTGGAAAACCGCGCCTATGAGGATAGCGCGCTGCCTATCGGGAGCGGTCAGACCATATCACAGCCCTACACGGTGGCGGTTCAGACGGAACTGCTGCAGGTAGAGAGAGGGGATAAGATTCTTGAGATCGGCACAGGTTCGGGATATCAGGCCGCCATTCTTTGCCAGATGGGAGCGGAGGTATATAGTGTGGAACGTCAGGAAGAGCTCTATCACAACGCCAAAAAGGTTCTCAGGGAACTGGGTTTTCGCCCGCACCTTAAACTGGGTGACGGTACGATGGGCTGGAGCGCATACGCTCCGTACGACGGTATCGTAGTGACGGCGGGGGCACCCGTTGTTCCCGACGATCTGGTGAAACAGCTGAACGTGGGCGGACGGCTCGTGGTGCCGGTTGGAAATCAGGAGAGTCAGGTGATGATTCGAATTACAAGGGTATCGGAGGACAGCTATGAGGAAGAGCAGCTCAGCCACTTCAAGTTCGTACCCCTCATAGGCAAAAAGGGCTGGGACAAAGCCTGA
- a CDS encoding HTTM domain-containing protein → MFVQSARDYLNRHSHAAPLALFRIVFGLLMAVSVVRFAANGWISKLYIEPAFFFSYYGFEWVKPIGDWTYLIFLICGVSALFVMAGFKYRLAMVTFFLSFTYIELMDKTTYLNHYYFISILSFLMIFLPAHAYYSLDARRNPSLRSELVPSWSIDSIKLLLGIVWFYAGLAKLNSEWLIHAMPLAIWLPAKYSIPLLGDLLQKEWVHYLFSWGGALYDLAIPFLLLMKRTRWFAFILVIIFHLLTRVLFPIGMFPYIMIGAALIFFDPGFHQKILEAIARLLRVPAEIFKNGKAYRFQKSIFRKASIGIIGVFFLVQLLMPFRYLLYPGELFWTEEGYRFSWRVMLMEKAGYAQFWVVDPETGTRMAIDNSRFLTPFQEKQMATQPDFILEYAHFLEDIYREGGISDPEIYAESYVALNGRPSRPYVDPERDLSEIEPSFKHRDWILPFNDEIKGL, encoded by the coding sequence ATGTTTGTTCAATCTGCCCGAGACTACCTGAACCGGCACTCCCACGCGGCCCCGCTGGCTCTTTTCCGGATTGTGTTCGGGTTGCTAATGGCGGTCAGCGTGGTTCGGTTTGCTGCAAACGGGTGGATCTCAAAGCTCTATATTGAACCTGCTTTTTTCTTCTCCTACTACGGTTTTGAATGGGTAAAACCCATTGGAGACTGGACCTATCTGATCTTTCTGATCTGCGGTGTTTCGGCTCTTTTTGTGATGGCGGGGTTTAAGTACCGGCTGGCTATGGTCACCTTTTTCCTCAGCTTTACCTACATAGAGCTGATGGATAAAACGACCTATCTGAATCACTACTATTTTATAAGCATACTCAGCTTTTTGATGATCTTTCTTCCGGCTCACGCCTACTATTCATTGGATGCGCGCCGGAACCCCTCGCTCCGGTCAGAATTGGTTCCATCCTGGAGTATCGATTCCATCAAGCTGCTTCTGGGTATCGTTTGGTTCTACGCAGGCCTGGCCAAGCTCAATTCGGAGTGGCTGATTCATGCCATGCCTCTTGCGATCTGGCTGCCCGCCAAGTACTCAATTCCGCTATTGGGTGATTTGCTTCAAAAAGAATGGGTTCACTATCTGTTCAGCTGGGGAGGAGCCCTGTACGACCTCGCAATCCCATTCTTGCTGCTGATGAAGCGAACACGCTGGTTTGCATTTATACTGGTTATCATATTTCATCTTCTTACCAGGGTTCTCTTTCCTATCGGCATGTTTCCCTACATCATGATTGGAGCTGCACTGATTTTTTTCGATCCGGGGTTTCATCAGAAAATCCTTGAAGCCATTGCCCGACTGCTTCGGGTACCTGCGGAAATATTCAAAAACGGGAAAGCGTATCGATTTCAAAAGAGCATCTTCAGGAAAGCGTCGATCGGAATCATAGGCGTCTTTTTTTTGGTTCAGCTTCTGATGCCGTTCCGGTATCTGCTCTACCCGGGTGAACTGTTCTGGACGGAAGAGGGGTATCGTTTTTCCTGGCGTGTAATGCTCATGGAAAAAGCAGGCTACGCACAGTTTTGGGTTGTGGATCCTGAAACCGGCACGCGCATGGCTATAGACAACTCCCGTTTTTTGACCCCTTTTCAGGAAAAACAGATGGCAACACAGCCCGACTTTATTCTGGAGTATGCTCATTTTCTCGAAGATATTTACCGGGAAGGAGGAATATCAGATCCTGAAATATATGCAGAGAGTTATGTGGCTCTGAACGGTCGGCCAAGCCGGCCATATGTGGATCCGGAACGGGATCTTTCAGAAATAGAACCTTCATTTAAACACAGAGACTGGATTTTACCATTTAATGATGAGATTAAAGGCCTATAG